In one window of Dyella thiooxydans DNA:
- the pcp gene encoding pyroglutamyl-peptidase I, translating to MTRSPHILLTGFDPFGGETINPSWEAVRSLHGRRAGGHRIVAVQLPTEFAASLKALRRALREVRPAIVLGVGQAGGRSRLSIERVAINVNDARIPDNAGAQPVDEPVVADGPAAYFSSLPIKAMLAALREAGLPAEVSNTAGTYVCNHIAYAMAHYTARQRGVRTGFVHIPFLPDQAVTHAHAPSMSLEDVRRGLLVALRTAARVQTDARLAAGAIS from the coding sequence ATGACCCGCTCACCGCACATCCTGCTTACCGGCTTCGACCCATTCGGCGGCGAGACGATCAATCCGTCGTGGGAAGCGGTGCGCTCGCTGCACGGCCGCCGGGCAGGAGGCCATCGCATCGTGGCCGTGCAGCTGCCGACCGAGTTCGCCGCCTCGCTGAAGGCCTTGCGGCGGGCGCTGCGCGAGGTGCGCCCGGCGATCGTGCTTGGGGTCGGCCAGGCGGGAGGGCGCAGCCGCCTGTCGATCGAGCGCGTGGCGATCAACGTCAACGACGCGCGCATCCCGGACAACGCCGGCGCGCAGCCGGTGGACGAGCCGGTGGTCGCCGATGGTCCGGCGGCCTACTTCAGCAGCCTGCCGATCAAGGCGATGCTCGCCGCGTTGCGCGAGGCCGGCCTGCCGGCGGAAGTTTCGAACACGGCCGGCACCTACGTCTGCAACCACATCGCCTATGCCATGGCGCACTACACAGCGCGACAGCGTGGTGTGCGCACGGGCTTCGTGCACATTCCCTTCCTGCCGGACCAGGCCGTGACGCATGCGCATGCACCGAGCATGTCGCTGGAGGACGTACGCCGGGGCCTGCTGGTCGCCCTGCGCACCGCGGCGCGCGTCCAAACGGACGCGCGGCTGGCGGCGGGCGCGATCAGCTGA
- a CDS encoding dienelactone hydrolase family protein, protein MGQSISLNTTRLHCIGAYLAQPTGKPRGGIVVVQEIFGVNAHMRAVTDRFAEAGYTAIAPCFFDHVESGVELDYDEAGFTRGRTLVSEVDIELAVDDVASAAEAIASAGRIGVVGFCWGGTVALRSAQRLGLPAVSYYGARNRAYLDETPKAPVIFHFGEHDPSIPPEIVQQHREKLPQMTVYTYPAGHAFNRDVDPHAYDAPSATLAWQRTLDFFARELGATP, encoded by the coding sequence ATGGGCCAGTCGATCAGCCTCAACACCACCCGCCTGCACTGCATCGGCGCCTACCTCGCCCAGCCGACGGGTAAACCCCGCGGCGGCATCGTGGTGGTGCAGGAGATCTTCGGCGTCAACGCGCACATGCGCGCCGTCACCGACCGCTTCGCCGAGGCCGGCTACACCGCGATCGCGCCGTGCTTCTTCGACCACGTCGAGAGCGGCGTGGAACTGGACTACGACGAAGCCGGCTTCACCCGCGGCCGCACGCTGGTGTCCGAGGTCGACATCGAGCTGGCGGTGGACGATGTGGCCAGCGCGGCCGAGGCGATCGCCTCGGCCGGGCGCATCGGCGTGGTCGGCTTCTGCTGGGGCGGCACGGTGGCGCTGCGCTCGGCACAGCGGCTGGGCCTGCCGGCGGTGAGCTACTACGGTGCGCGCAATCGCGCCTACCTGGACGAGACGCCGAAGGCGCCGGTGATCTTCCACTTCGGCGAGCACGATCCGTCGATCCCGCCGGAGATCGTGCAGCAGCACCGCGAGAAGCTACCGCAGATGACGGTGTACACCTACCCGGCCGGCCACGCCTTCAACCGCGACGTCGATCCGCACGCCTACGATGCCCCCAGCGCGACGCTGGCCTGGCAGCGCACGCTGGATTTCTTCGCCCGCGAACTCGGTGCCACGCCATGA
- a CDS encoding DUF3025 domain-containing protein, with protein sequence MKRQRYVAPAREAVDPAVFAMPPLIAWSEYAGLLQGADWPGIDALNSRRCHDAIPHFAAQDRALLDDGLHYEQRIAERGIVATRERNWHDLFNALVWLRYPRLKQALNQRQVEEIARMGPRERSRPQCAMTHFDEAGVIVRVTDPALLALWDAHDWHGLFWRERAAWRDGRIDAAVFGHALLEHALTPGKLLVGKALVVAADADAPWAPIVADLAAGVARADLLLDPLELRPLPLSGIPGWHPHNGDETFHRSTPCYQPRREGRGYPPPRMLPDMAGPMGAWARPGTGVSA encoded by the coding sequence GTGAAGCGGCAGCGCTATGTCGCCCCGGCGCGCGAGGCGGTCGATCCGGCCGTGTTCGCGATGCCGCCGCTCATCGCGTGGAGCGAGTATGCCGGGCTGCTGCAGGGTGCCGATTGGCCGGGCATCGATGCCCTGAATTCGCGGCGTTGCCATGATGCGATCCCGCACTTCGCCGCGCAGGACCGCGCCCTGCTCGACGACGGCCTGCATTACGAGCAGCGCATCGCCGAACGCGGCATCGTCGCCACCCGCGAGCGCAACTGGCACGACCTGTTCAACGCGCTGGTGTGGCTGCGCTACCCGCGGCTCAAGCAGGCGCTGAATCAGCGCCAGGTCGAGGAGATCGCCCGCATGGGCCCGCGCGAGCGGTCGCGCCCGCAATGCGCGATGACCCATTTCGACGAGGCCGGGGTGATCGTGCGCGTGACCGATCCCGCGTTGCTGGCGCTTTGGGACGCACACGACTGGCACGGCCTGTTCTGGCGCGAGCGCGCCGCCTGGAGGGACGGGCGCATCGACGCTGCCGTGTTCGGCCATGCCCTGCTGGAGCACGCCCTCACGCCCGGCAAGCTGCTGGTTGGCAAGGCGTTGGTGGTGGCGGCCGATGCGGATGCGCCGTGGGCGCCGATCGTTGCCGACCTGGCCGCGGGCGTCGCGCGCGCCGACCTGCTGCTCGATCCGCTGGAGCTGCGTCCGCTGCCGCTCTCGGGCATCCCGGGTTGGCATCCGCACAACGGCGACGAGACCTTTCATCGCAGCACGCCCTGCTACCAGCCGCGGCGCGAAGGCCGTGGCTATCCGCCGCCGCGGATGCTTCCGGATATGGCCGGACCGATGGGAGCGTGGGCTCGTCCAGGGACGGGCGTATCGGCCTAG
- a CDS encoding 5-oxoproline transporter, DUF979 family subunit — MLRVEHVHLLLALFMAYAGWRNLREREAWRGAFWLILAALFGTGGAVLDATHAGHPLPARLAGATVIVLALIAPKLGHRRPEEETTPTQRAASAARLGHRLFLPALLIPLVTVGVALGGAKLQWHGWQLFDPVQMTLTGLALACVLALFAAAAVTREAPSLGLLEGRRLLDTMGWAALLPVLLAALGQVFTRSGVGDAIAQLTTDWLPAGSAIACLLAYGLGMVVFTVIMGNAFAAFPVMTAGIGLPLLVHRYGANPATLGALGMLCGYCGTLLTPMAANFNLVPAALLELRSPYGVIRAQVVTALVLLAVNLALMALLVFRH, encoded by the coding sequence ATGCTCCGCGTCGAACATGTGCACCTGCTGCTTGCGCTGTTCATGGCCTACGCCGGCTGGCGCAACCTGCGCGAGCGCGAGGCCTGGCGCGGCGCGTTCTGGCTGATCCTGGCCGCGCTGTTCGGCACCGGCGGCGCGGTGCTCGACGCGACGCATGCCGGTCATCCGCTGCCGGCCCGGCTGGCCGGCGCGACGGTGATCGTGCTGGCTCTGATCGCGCCGAAGCTCGGCCACCGGCGGCCGGAGGAGGAGACCACGCCGACGCAGCGCGCGGCATCGGCCGCGCGGCTCGGCCACCGGCTGTTCCTGCCGGCCCTGCTGATTCCACTGGTGACGGTCGGCGTGGCGCTGGGTGGCGCGAAGCTGCAGTGGCACGGCTGGCAGCTGTTCGACCCGGTGCAGATGACCCTCACCGGACTGGCGCTGGCCTGCGTGCTGGCCCTGTTCGCGGCAGCCGCGGTGACCCGCGAGGCGCCGTCGCTGGGCCTGCTGGAAGGCCGCCGCCTGCTCGACACCATGGGCTGGGCCGCGCTGTTGCCGGTGCTGCTGGCCGCGCTGGGCCAGGTGTTCACCCGCAGCGGCGTGGGCGATGCGATCGCCCAACTCACCACCGACTGGCTGCCCGCCGGCAGTGCCATCGCCTGCCTGCTCGCCTACGGGCTGGGCATGGTGGTGTTTACCGTGATCATGGGCAATGCGTTCGCCGCCTTTCCGGTGATGACCGCCGGCATCGGCCTGCCGCTGCTGGTGCATCGCTACGGCGCCAACCCCGCCACGCTCGGCGCGCTGGGCATGCTGTGCGGCTACTGCGGCACCCTGCTCACGCCGATGGCGGCCAACTTCAACCTGGTACCGGCCGCATTGCTGGAACTGCGCTCGCCGTACGGCGTGATCCGTGCCCAGGTGGTCACCGCGCTGGTGCTGCTGGCGGTGAACCTGGCGCTGATGGCGCTGCTGGTATTCCGCCACTGA
- the pxpB gene encoding 5-oxoprolinase subunit PxpB, producing the protein MAPIRFEPLAEGALLLHFGEGIDATTSDRVLAAAGTLAHALPEVECVPAYASLLLRFDAGSWQGCDGLAPHLAVRDAAMAALASPQAASPDPREVTVPVCYGGDAGPDLAEVARLTGLGADEVVARHAAGHYRVAMLGFAPGFPYLLGLDPLLAVPRRADPRTRVPAGSVAIGGAQTGIYPDALPGGWQLIGRTPLRLFDPAAAEPAALRPGDRVRFAPIDAARFDALRAESRP; encoded by the coding sequence ATGGCGCCGATCCGCTTCGAACCGCTGGCCGAAGGCGCCCTCCTGCTGCATTTCGGCGAAGGCATCGACGCAACCACCAGCGACCGCGTGCTGGCCGCGGCCGGGACGCTGGCGCACGCCCTGCCGGAAGTGGAATGCGTGCCGGCCTACGCCAGCCTGCTGCTGCGCTTCGATGCCGGATCGTGGCAAGGCTGCGACGGGCTCGCGCCCCACCTCGCCGTGCGCGACGCCGCGATGGCCGCCCTGGCCTCGCCGCAGGCAGCATCGCCGGACCCGCGCGAAGTGACAGTGCCGGTCTGCTACGGCGGCGACGCCGGCCCCGACCTCGCCGAGGTGGCACGGTTGACCGGGCTGGGGGCCGACGAAGTCGTCGCCCGTCACGCGGCCGGCCACTACCGCGTGGCGATGCTCGGCTTCGCGCCGGGTTTTCCCTACCTGCTGGGCCTGGATCCGTTACTGGCCGTGCCGCGCCGGGCCGATCCGCGCACCCGCGTGCCCGCCGGCAGCGTGGCGATCGGCGGCGCGCAGACCGGCATCTATCCCGACGCCCTGCCCGGCGGCTGGCAGCTGATCGGGCGCACGCCGCTGCGCCTGTTCGACCCGGCCGCGGCCGAGCCGGCGGCGCTTCGGCCCGGCGACCGGGTGCGCTTCGCGCCGATCGACGCCGCGCGCTTCGACGCGCTCCGGGCGGAGTCACGGCCGTGA
- a CDS encoding LamB/YcsF family protein, which translates to MKRIDLNCDLGESFGAWRMGEDSALLALVSSANIACGFHAGDPTIMQRTVAEATARGVAIGAHVSLPDLQGFGRREMAVSPAEVHAMTLYQLGALHGFARAAGAAVAHVKPHGALYNMAARDRALADAIADAVRAFDPSLRLFGLADSALLDAGRAAGLAVVSEAFADRRYRADGSLQPRREPDAVITDDAEATAQTLRMAVDGEVVAVDGSTVRLEADTLCLHGDGAHAVAFARSLRAALEQAGLRIVAPGVA; encoded by the coding sequence ATGAAACGCATCGATCTCAACTGCGACCTCGGCGAATCCTTCGGCGCCTGGCGGATGGGCGAGGACAGCGCCCTGCTCGCCCTGGTCAGCTCGGCCAACATCGCCTGCGGCTTCCACGCCGGCGACCCGACCATCATGCAGCGCACGGTGGCCGAGGCGACCGCGCGAGGCGTGGCGATCGGCGCCCACGTCTCGCTGCCCGACCTGCAGGGTTTCGGCCGCCGCGAGATGGCGGTGTCGCCGGCCGAGGTGCACGCGATGACGCTGTACCAGCTCGGCGCCCTGCACGGCTTCGCCCGCGCGGCCGGTGCCGCAGTGGCCCACGTGAAACCGCACGGCGCACTCTACAACATGGCCGCCCGCGACCGCGCGCTGGCCGACGCGATCGCCGACGCGGTGCGCGCGTTCGACCCGTCGCTGCGGCTGTTCGGCCTGGCCGACTCGGCGCTGCTCGACGCCGGGCGGGCGGCGGGGCTGGCGGTGGTGTCCGAGGCCTTCGCCGACCGCCGCTACCGCGCCGACGGTTCACTGCAGCCACGCCGCGAACCGGACGCGGTAATCACCGATGACGCCGAGGCCACCGCGCAGACGCTGCGCATGGCGGTCGATGGCGAGGTCGTTGCGGTGGACGGCAGCACCGTGCGACTGGAAGCGGACACGCTGTGCCTGCACGGCGACGGCGCGCATGCAGTGGCCTTCGCGCGCAGCCTGCGCGCGGCACTGGAACAGGCGGGCCTGCGCATCGTCGCCCCGGGGGTCGCGTGA
- a CDS encoding DUF969 domain-containing protein, translating to MNGWPLLGVAVIALGFVLRFNPVLVVVTAAITSGLLSGMSVPDLLTLLGTSFASSRILLIIVMTLPAIGLLERAGLREHARAWMERLRGMTLARLLIGYLLGRQLLSMIGLQSVAGPAQTVRPLLAPMAEAAAARIDPDLPEDERDRLRALCAATDNVGLFFGEDVFIALGAVLLIQGFYSQHGIELTPLSIALWALPTAIAAFVVHGVRIALFQRHLRRRVATRQET from the coding sequence GTGAACGGGTGGCCCCTGCTCGGCGTGGCGGTGATCGCGCTGGGCTTCGTACTGCGCTTCAACCCGGTACTGGTGGTGGTCACCGCGGCAATCACCAGTGGTCTGCTCTCCGGCATGAGCGTGCCCGACCTGCTGACCCTGCTCGGCACCAGCTTTGCCTCCAGCCGCATCCTGCTGATCATCGTGATGACGCTGCCGGCGATCGGCCTGCTCGAACGCGCCGGCCTGCGAGAGCACGCCCGCGCCTGGATGGAGCGTCTGCGTGGCATGACCCTGGCCCGGCTGCTGATCGGCTACCTGCTCGGGCGCCAGCTGCTGTCGATGATCGGCCTGCAGAGCGTGGCCGGGCCGGCGCAGACGGTGCGCCCGCTGCTGGCGCCGATGGCCGAGGCCGCTGCCGCGCGGATCGATCCCGATCTGCCCGAAGACGAGCGCGACCGCCTGCGCGCACTGTGTGCGGCCACCGATAATGTCGGCCTGTTCTTCGGCGAGGATGTGTTCATCGCGCTGGGCGCGGTGCTGCTGATCCAGGGCTTCTACAGCCAGCACGGCATCGAACTGACGCCGCTGTCGATCGCCCTGTGGGCACTGCCGACGGCGATCGCCGCGTTTGTCGTCCACGGCGTGCGGATCGCGCTGTTCCAGCGCCACCTGCGGCGCCGCGTCGCGACCCGGCAGGAGACCTGA
- a CDS encoding biotin-dependent carboxyltransferase family protein yields the protein MSVHVLRPGLLTTLQDAGRPGHAALGIGRAGAADPPAWRLANALVGNTGGEAALEITLQGPALRFDRAARIALTGAPIDARVGDDLLPPWTAVDLPAGSVLRLRAMRQGCRSYLAVRGGFAVPPVLGSRSEDLHARLGPFGGRALAADDVLPLGEPGAIDPPEHLRIRRWGVDPQPWFDFAMGPLALLPGSHAGQLDARSRERLCGDRFRIAASSNRTGARLEGGALALAAPLELVSEAVLPGTVQLPPSGQPIALLAEAPVTGGYPRIGQVAAVDLPTLAQRRPGDTVQFTAITLDEALQRQRARERDLHRLVQRVLDRGESER from the coding sequence GTGAGCGTGCATGTACTGCGCCCCGGTCTGCTGACCACGCTGCAGGACGCCGGCCGGCCCGGCCACGCGGCGCTCGGCATCGGGCGTGCCGGGGCGGCAGACCCTCCGGCGTGGCGGCTGGCCAACGCACTGGTCGGCAACACCGGCGGCGAAGCCGCGCTGGAGATCACCCTGCAGGGCCCGGCCCTGCGCTTCGACCGCGCGGCGCGGATCGCCCTGACCGGCGCGCCGATCGACGCCCGTGTGGGCGATGACCTGCTCCCGCCCTGGACTGCGGTGGACCTGCCCGCCGGCAGCGTGCTGCGCCTGCGCGCCATGCGCCAGGGCTGCCGCAGTTACCTGGCGGTGCGTGGCGGCTTCGCAGTGCCGCCGGTGCTGGGCAGCCGCAGCGAGGACCTGCACGCGCGGCTCGGGCCGTTCGGCGGGCGCGCGCTGGCCGCCGACGACGTGCTACCGCTGGGCGAGCCCGGCGCCATCGATCCGCCCGAGCATCTGCGCATCCGCCGCTGGGGCGTCGATCCGCAGCCCTGGTTCGATTTCGCGATGGGGCCGCTGGCGCTGCTGCCCGGCAGCCACGCCGGACAGCTCGATGCGAGGTCGCGCGAGCGGCTGTGCGGCGACCGCTTCCGCATCGCCGCCTCCAGCAACCGCACCGGCGCGCGGCTGGAAGGCGGGGCGCTGGCGCTGGCCGCACCGCTGGAGCTGGTGTCCGAGGCCGTGCTGCCCGGCACCGTGCAGTTGCCGCCATCCGGCCAGCCGATCGCCCTGCTGGCCGAGGCGCCGGTCACCGGCGGCTATCCGCGCATCGGCCAGGTCGCCGCCGTCGACCTGCCGACCCTGGCGCAGCGCCGGCCAGGCGACACCGTGCAATTCACAGCGATCACGCTGGACGAGGCGCTGCAGCGGCAGCGCGCGCGCGAGCGCGACCTGCACCGGCTGGTGCAGCGGGTACTCGACCGGGGAGAATCGGAACGATGA
- a CDS encoding HIT domain-containing protein, whose protein sequence is MNTDFTLDPRLAGDSVPVIELPLCSVRLMDDSRFPWLLLVPRRAAMSEIHELDEIEQERLWREIRLASDALRAVAPCDKLNLGALGNIVRQLHVHVVARREGDAAWPGPVWGSGAAEPYAAPARKRLVDALHGQLTVAVG, encoded by the coding sequence ATGAACACGGATTTCACCCTGGACCCCCGCCTGGCCGGCGATTCGGTGCCGGTGATCGAGCTGCCGCTGTGCAGCGTGCGGCTGATGGACGACTCGCGCTTCCCCTGGCTGCTGCTGGTGCCGCGCCGCGCGGCGATGAGCGAGATCCACGAGCTGGACGAGATCGAGCAGGAGCGGCTGTGGCGCGAGATCCGCCTGGCCAGCGACGCGCTGCGCGCGGTCGCGCCGTGCGACAAGCTCAACCTCGGCGCGCTGGGCAACATCGTGCGCCAGTTGCACGTGCACGTGGTCGCGCGCCGCGAGGGCGACGCCGCATGGCCCGGCCCGGTGTGGGGCAGCGGCGCCGCCGAACCGTACGCCGCGCCGGCACGCAAACGCCTCGTCGACGCGTTGCACGGCCAGCTCACCGTCGCGGTCGGCTGA
- a CDS encoding dienelactone hydrolase family protein has translation MGRMIELPSATPIGAYLAEPAGTPRGGVVVIQEIFGVNAHIRDVADRFAAAGYSAIAPALFDPVKPGVELGYDADGLREGVALKNRISFERALQDVAAAARRVADAGKVGTVGFCWGGSIAYAAAIELALPGVSYYGGSNTRFIDRPARAPLIFHYGLKDAHITAADRAAVAAANPDAPVYEYEADHGFNCDRRNSFDAPSATMAWQRTLAFLGEHVG, from the coding sequence ATGGGTCGGATGATCGAACTGCCGAGCGCCACACCGATCGGCGCCTACCTCGCCGAACCCGCCGGCACGCCGCGCGGCGGTGTCGTGGTGATCCAGGAAATCTTCGGCGTGAACGCGCACATCCGCGACGTCGCCGACCGCTTCGCCGCCGCCGGCTACTCCGCCATCGCACCGGCGCTGTTCGACCCGGTGAAACCGGGCGTGGAACTAGGCTACGACGCCGATGGCTTGCGCGAGGGCGTGGCGCTGAAGAACCGGATCAGCTTCGAGCGCGCGCTGCAGGACGTGGCCGCGGCGGCCCGGCGCGTGGCCGACGCCGGCAAGGTCGGCACGGTCGGCTTCTGCTGGGGCGGCTCGATCGCCTATGCCGCGGCCATCGAGCTGGCCCTGCCCGGCGTGAGCTACTACGGCGGCAGCAACACCCGCTTCATCGATCGGCCGGCGCGGGCGCCGCTGATCTTCCATTACGGCCTGAAAGACGCCCACATCACCGCCGCCGACCGCGCCGCGGTGGCCGCCGCAAACCCGGACGCGCCCGTATACGAGTACGAGGCAGACCACGGCTTCAACTGCGATCGCCGCAACAGCTTCGACGCGCCCAGCGCGACGATGGCGTGGCAACGCACGCTGGCGTTCCTCGGCGAACACGTGGGCTGA
- a CDS encoding OmpA family protein, with product MKPLRLFLCSAALALAATAAAHAQDLPGHDLAGSHDHPLVSRFAGSVITGYQTVDYDRMLLPLGKTVDDNLVQSESVEGRITRIAYVAPAGKSTLEIFRNFQAALQSAGFATRFKCEGDTSCGDGYYLASALLDPVREGMRTEDASLLAPNLEPSNDDVDVLTAHLSRPQGDIDLVLLVAKADNRLPGIFLEICEHKPMATGEVSVDAKAMDDGLTSTGHVALYGLHFANDSAAIDPSSKATLDEMAKLLAGHPALKVYIVGHTDDTGSAAHNLALSQQRAQSVVKALVNDYHVAAARLTAEGVASWAPVASNASEAGRARNRRVELVAQ from the coding sequence TTGAAACCGCTTCGCCTCTTCCTCTGCTCTGCCGCCCTGGCTCTGGCCGCAACGGCAGCGGCGCACGCACAAGATCTGCCCGGCCACGATCTCGCCGGCAGCCACGATCATCCGCTGGTATCACGTTTCGCCGGCTCGGTGATCACCGGTTACCAGACGGTCGACTACGACCGGATGCTGCTGCCCTTGGGCAAGACCGTCGATGACAACCTGGTGCAATCGGAGTCGGTCGAGGGACGCATTACGCGCATCGCCTATGTGGCCCCGGCCGGCAAGAGCACGTTGGAAATCTTCCGCAACTTCCAGGCCGCGCTGCAATCGGCCGGCTTCGCGACCCGGTTCAAGTGCGAGGGCGATACCAGCTGCGGCGACGGCTACTATCTTGCCAGCGCCCTGCTGGACCCGGTTCGGGAGGGCATGAGAACGGAGGACGCCAGCCTGTTGGCGCCAAACCTGGAGCCAAGCAATGACGACGTGGATGTGTTGACTGCCCACTTGTCCCGTCCGCAAGGTGATATCGATCTGGTCCTGCTGGTGGCCAAGGCTGACAACAGACTGCCCGGCATCTTTCTGGAGATCTGCGAGCACAAGCCGATGGCCACGGGCGAGGTCAGCGTGGATGCCAAAGCCATGGATGATGGCCTGACCAGCACTGGCCACGTGGCGCTTTACGGCCTGCACTTCGCCAACGACAGCGCCGCGATCGACCCCTCGTCGAAAGCCACGCTGGACGAGATGGCCAAGCTGCTGGCCGGACATCCCGCGCTCAAGGTCTACATCGTCGGCCATACCGACGACACGGGGTCCGCGGCGCACAACCTGGCGCTGTCGCAGCAACGCGCGCAGAGCGTGGTGAAGGCGCTGGTAAACGACTACCACGTCGCCGCCGCGCGCCTCACCGCCGAGGGTGTGGCCTCGTGGGCACCGGTGGCCAGCAATGCCAGCGAGGCCGGGCGCGCGCGCAATCGCCGCGTCGAGCTGGTCGCGCAGTAA
- a CDS encoding peroxiredoxin-like family protein: protein MLRLLPSALLLLGTTTVFAGELAAAPEQVHPILLGSRLPQVPLRTLDGQPTTLHDQVGGRPAILVFYRGGWCPYCNLQLSRLRLIQQDVEALGYRILAISPDRPEELRKTLGKDRLGYTLLSDSPANALKAFGIGYRVDAKLLAQYQGYGVDLKAATGEAQPVLPVPSVFIVDGHGELQFSYSHPDYRVRIPASVVLAAAKAIARQDQVEHP from the coding sequence ATGCTCCGCCTTCTCCCGTCCGCCCTGCTCCTGCTCGGCACCACCACGGTCTTCGCCGGTGAACTGGCCGCAGCCCCCGAGCAGGTGCACCCGATCCTGCTCGGCTCCAGGCTGCCGCAGGTGCCGCTGCGCACGCTGGACGGCCAGCCCACCACGCTGCACGACCAGGTCGGCGGCAGGCCGGCGATCCTGGTGTTCTACCGCGGTGGCTGGTGTCCCTACTGCAACCTGCAGCTGAGCCGGCTGCGGCTGATCCAGCAGGACGTCGAGGCATTGGGCTACCGCATCCTCGCGATCAGCCCGGATCGCCCGGAGGAGCTGCGCAAGACCCTGGGCAAGGACAGGCTGGGCTACACCCTGCTGTCGGACAGCCCGGCCAACGCGCTGAAGGCCTTCGGCATCGGCTACCGGGTCGATGCGAAGCTGCTGGCGCAGTACCAGGGTTATGGCGTCGACCTGAAAGCGGCGACCGGCGAGGCGCAGCCGGTGCTGCCGGTGCCCTCGGTGTTCATCGTCGACGGCCACGGCGAACTGCAATTCAGCTACTCGCATCCCGACTACCGTGTGCGCATCCCCGCCTCGGTAGTGCTCGCCGCGGCGAAGGCGATTGCACGACAGGACCAGGTCGAGCATCCCTGA
- the rimO gene encoding 30S ribosomal protein S12 methylthiotransferase RimO, whose protein sequence is MSAQSTSQKIGFVSLGCPKALVDSERILTQLKVEGYEIVPSYDAADAVVVNTCGFIDAAVQESLDAIGEALHENGKVIVTGCLGKREELIREAYPDVLSISGPQDYASVMSAVHTALPPSRNKFLDLVPDTGIKLTPKHYAYLKISEGCNHRCSFCIIPSMRGDLVSRPVDEVLREAERLVKGGVKELLVISQDTSAYGVDVKYAEHLWRDRNYRTRMTELCEGLSELGVWTRLHYVYPYPHVDELMPLMAAGKILPYLDIPFQHASPRILKLMKRPGNIDKTLERVKNWRKAVPDLTIRSTFIVGFPGETDAEFEELLDFLREAELDRVGAFTYSPVEGAKANELPDPVSEELKEDRLEQFMAVQAEISAAKLQRKVGRTIQVLVDEVNEAGAVARSAADAPEIDGTVLIADGQQLKPGQFVQVVVESASEHDLHARLAQPVLPVV, encoded by the coding sequence ATGTCCGCCCAGTCCACCTCCCAGAAGATCGGTTTTGTCAGCCTCGGTTGCCCCAAGGCGCTGGTCGATTCCGAACGCATCCTCACCCAGCTCAAGGTGGAGGGTTACGAGATCGTGCCCAGCTACGACGCGGCCGACGCGGTGGTGGTGAACACCTGCGGCTTCATCGACGCGGCGGTGCAGGAGTCGCTGGACGCGATCGGCGAGGCGCTGCACGAGAACGGCAAGGTGATCGTCACCGGCTGCCTCGGCAAGCGCGAGGAGCTGATCCGCGAGGCCTACCCGGACGTGCTGTCGATCAGCGGTCCGCAGGACTACGCCAGCGTGATGAGCGCGGTGCACACGGCGCTGCCGCCGTCGCGCAACAAGTTCCTGGATCTTGTGCCCGACACGGGTATCAAGCTCACTCCGAAGCACTACGCGTACCTGAAGATTTCCGAGGGCTGCAACCACCGCTGCAGCTTCTGCATCATCCCGTCGATGCGCGGCGACCTGGTCTCGCGGCCGGTCGACGAGGTGCTGCGCGAGGCCGAGCGGCTGGTCAAGGGTGGGGTGAAGGAGCTGCTGGTGATCTCGCAGGACACCAGCGCCTACGGCGTGGACGTGAAGTACGCCGAGCACCTGTGGCGCGACAGGAACTACCGCACGCGGATGACCGAGCTCTGTGAGGGCCTGTCCGAGCTCGGCGTGTGGACGCGCCTGCACTACGTCTACCCGTACCCGCACGTGGACGAGCTGATGCCGCTGATGGCGGCGGGCAAGATCCTTCCCTACCTGGACATCCCGTTCCAGCACGCCAGCCCGCGCATCCTCAAGCTGATGAAGCGCCCGGGCAACATCGACAAGACGCTGGAGCGGGTGAAGAACTGGCGCAAGGCGGTGCCGGACCTGACGATCCGCAGCACCTTCATCGTCGGCTTCCCCGGCGAGACCGACGCCGAGTTCGAGGAGCTGCTGGACTTCCTGCGCGAGGCCGAGCTGGATCGCGTCGGCGCCTTCACCTACTCGCCGGTGGAGGGTGCCAAGGCCAACGAGCTGCCCGACCCTGTGTCCGAGGAGCTGAAGGAAGATCGCCTGGAGCAGTTCATGGCGGTGCAGGCGGAGATCTCCGCCGCCAAGCTGCAGCGCAAGGTCGGCCGCACCATCCAGGTGCTGGTCGACGAGGTGAACGAGGCCGGTGCGGTGGCGCGCTCGGCGGCCGATGCGCCGGAGATCGACGGCACCGTGCTGATCGCCGACGGCCAGCAGCTCAAGCCCGGCCAGTTCGTGCAGGTGGTGGTGGAGTCGGCCAGCGAGCACGACCTGCACGCGCGCCTGGCGCAACCCGTGCTGCCGGTGGTGTGA